In Reichenbachiella agarivorans, one genomic interval encodes:
- a CDS encoding DUF368 domain-containing protein, translating into MKSFKDYLLLFLKGIGMGSADVVPGVSGGTIALITGVYGQLLDSINSFDLTALQLLRKMKFKKLWQHINGSFLLPLLGGIIVSIVTLAKVISHLLASNPIEIWSFFFGLIIISSISVLKEIKEWNYKVVGSCVLGIVIAYVITTITPATTPNQLWFVFISGAIAICAMILPGISGSFILLILGKYAYIVKSLNELNIAVVLVFVTGCITGLLSFSRAISWSLKKFHNYAIALLAGFMLGSLNKIWPWKKAIRFDWVDGKQIPTFEKNILPTEYFTETGQQPLIIHAILFMALGFLLVIIIEKLALLIKEPTDKNTAS; encoded by the coding sequence ATGAAATCTTTCAAAGACTATTTACTTCTCTTTCTAAAAGGAATCGGAATGGGTAGCGCAGATGTTGTCCCAGGCGTTTCTGGTGGCACTATCGCGTTGATCACTGGTGTGTATGGGCAATTGCTGGACTCTATCAACTCATTTGATTTGACAGCCTTGCAATTGCTCAGAAAAATGAAATTCAAAAAACTCTGGCAACATATCAATGGAAGCTTTTTGCTACCCTTGTTGGGTGGGATAATTGTGAGTATCGTCACACTAGCAAAAGTCATTTCGCATCTGTTGGCCTCCAACCCTATCGAAATATGGTCTTTCTTCTTTGGTTTGATCATTATTTCATCTATTTCCGTCCTCAAGGAAATCAAAGAATGGAATTACAAGGTGGTCGGCTCTTGCGTATTAGGTATTGTCATAGCCTATGTGATTACTACCATCACACCCGCCACGACACCTAACCAATTGTGGTTTGTTTTCATCAGTGGAGCAATTGCTATTTGTGCGATGATATTGCCAGGTATTTCTGGGAGTTTCATTTTGTTAATTTTGGGCAAATATGCCTACATCGTCAAATCCCTCAATGAACTCAACATAGCTGTTGTATTGGTTTTTGTAACAGGTTGCATCACTGGATTACTATCGTTCTCCAGGGCTATTTCTTGGTCTCTAAAGAAATTTCACAACTATGCAATCGCACTCCTCGCAGGTTTTATGCTCGGATCTCTCAATAAAATATGGCCTTGGAAAAAGGCCATACGATTCGATTGGGTGGATGGAAAACAAATTCCCACCTTCGAAAAAAACATCCTCCCAACGGAGTATTTTACAGAGACAGGACAGCAGCCTTTGATCATCCATGCTATCCTATTCATGGCTCTGGGATTCTTGCTAGTCATCATCATCGAAAAATTGGCCTTGCTTATAAAGGAGCCTACCGATAAAAATACAGCATCATGA
- a CDS encoding shikimate dehydrogenase family protein, giving the protein MRLFGLIGKTLKHSFSKNYFTEKYLNENIKDCQYELFELKDIAEFPSLIERHKATLAGLNVTIPYKLEVMQFLDEIDDHAKSIQAVNTIKISKSGKLKGYNTDYYGFKSSLMDWDLNQNTQALILGTGGASKAIEKALEDLSIPYQMVSRTATEKCLSYDQLLAQPEIISEHPLIINTTPLGTYPNNDGKANLPYNELTPHHKLFDLVYNPEITAFMQEGLNRGAKVKNGYSMLVGQAEKSWEIWENEY; this is encoded by the coding sequence ATGAGACTATTTGGTCTAATTGGAAAAACACTCAAACATTCCTTTTCCAAAAATTACTTCACAGAAAAATACCTCAACGAAAATATTAAAGACTGTCAATATGAGCTATTTGAGTTGAAAGACATTGCTGAGTTTCCTTCTCTCATCGAGCGACACAAAGCTACTCTGGCGGGTCTTAACGTAACCATACCTTACAAATTGGAGGTAATGCAATTCCTGGATGAAATAGATGATCATGCCAAGTCGATCCAAGCAGTCAATACAATCAAAATTTCTAAAAGCGGTAAACTCAAAGGATATAACACAGATTACTATGGATTCAAATCCTCCCTGATGGATTGGGATTTGAATCAAAACACTCAGGCCTTGATATTGGGTACTGGAGGAGCCTCCAAAGCCATCGAAAAAGCTTTGGAAGATCTATCCATCCCCTACCAAATGGTATCTCGCACAGCTACCGAAAAGTGTCTGAGTTACGATCAACTATTGGCTCAACCTGAAATCATCAGCGAGCATCCGTTGATCATCAACACCACCCCCCTAGGCACCTACCCAAACAACGACGGAAAAGCAAATTTGCCATACAATGAACTAACACCACATCACAAGCTTTTTGATTTGGTTTACAATCCAGAAATCACTGCCTTCATGCAAGAAGGACTCAACCGTGGAGCCAAAGTAAAAAACGGCTACAGCATGCTCGTAGGCCAGGCAGAAAAATCATGGGAGATTTGGGAAAATGAGTATTGA
- the uvrB gene encoding excinuclease ABC subunit UvrB, which translates to MDFNITSEYEPTGDQPTAIAQLKEGLDKGEASQVLLGVTGSGKTFTIANVIAKTNRPTLVLSHNKTLAAQLYSELKQFFPDNAVEYFISYYDYYQPEAFLPTTGLYIEKDLSINEEIEKLRLAATSALLTGRRDVIVVASVSCIYGIGNPEEFGKNVITLEVGQQLSRNQLLFAFVDILYSRTEAEFKRGNFRVKGDTVDIFIAYGDFAYRIIFWGDEIETIQRIDPISGHKLSDEKIISIFPANLFVTGKDLLHQAINEIQDDMVQQVAYFKEEGRHLEAKRLQERTEFDMEMMRELGYCSGVENYSRYFDRREKGARPFCLLDYFPDDFLMVIDESHVTLPQIRAMWGGDRARKINLVDYGFRLPSAMDNRPLTFDEFESLVGQTIYVSATPSDYELRKSEGVVVEQVIRPTGLLDPVIEVRPSANQIDDLMEEIDERIKKDERILITTLTKRMAEELTKYLHNLNIKTRYIHSEVDTMERVEILRDLRLGVFDVLVGVNLLREGLDLPEVSLVAIIDADKEGFLRNVKSLVQTIGRAARNENGMVIMYADKITGSMQIAIDETNRRRGIQIAYNEQHGITPKTIRRSKEAIIGQSSITDSKKDTKRKYYAENNAPDVAADPVVAYMDVKGLDKMIDRTKKLMEKAAKDLDFMEAARLRDEMQDLQKLKEAKK; encoded by the coding sequence ATGGATTTCAACATCACATCTGAATACGAGCCTACTGGAGACCAACCCACAGCCATTGCCCAACTCAAAGAAGGACTGGACAAGGGAGAAGCTTCGCAGGTACTACTCGGCGTAACTGGGTCTGGTAAGACATTCACCATCGCCAACGTCATCGCCAAAACCAACCGTCCTACCTTGGTTTTGAGCCACAATAAGACTCTGGCTGCTCAATTGTACAGTGAACTCAAGCAGTTCTTTCCCGACAATGCAGTAGAATATTTTATCAGTTACTACGACTACTACCAACCAGAGGCATTTCTACCCACGACAGGGCTCTATATCGAAAAGGATTTGAGTATCAACGAGGAAATCGAAAAACTAAGACTCGCCGCTACTTCCGCACTGCTGACAGGACGCAGAGATGTGATTGTGGTCGCTTCTGTCTCATGCATCTATGGTATAGGCAACCCAGAAGAGTTCGGAAAGAACGTCATCACACTAGAAGTCGGTCAACAACTCTCCCGCAACCAGCTGCTCTTTGCCTTTGTGGACATCCTTTACAGTCGTACAGAAGCTGAGTTCAAACGAGGCAATTTCAGGGTCAAGGGTGATACGGTTGATATATTCATTGCCTATGGTGATTTTGCCTACAGAATCATCTTTTGGGGAGATGAAATCGAAACGATACAGAGAATAGACCCTATTTCAGGACATAAGTTGTCAGACGAAAAAATCATTTCCATCTTCCCTGCCAACCTCTTTGTGACTGGCAAAGACCTACTCCATCAGGCCATCAATGAGATCCAAGACGACATGGTGCAGCAAGTCGCATACTTCAAAGAAGAAGGACGTCATCTAGAGGCCAAACGACTCCAAGAAAGGACAGAGTTTGACATGGAAATGATGAGAGAACTTGGGTATTGCTCAGGAGTAGAAAACTACTCTCGGTACTTTGACAGACGAGAAAAGGGCGCACGCCCCTTCTGCTTGCTGGATTACTTCCCTGACGACTTCCTGATGGTCATCGATGAGAGTCATGTAACCCTGCCTCAGATCAGAGCCATGTGGGGAGGAGATCGTGCCCGAAAAATCAATCTGGTGGATTATGGATTCAGGCTGCCATCAGCCATGGACAACAGACCACTGACTTTCGATGAGTTTGAAAGTTTGGTCGGACAAACCATCTACGTCAGTGCAACACCGAGTGACTATGAATTAAGAAAATCAGAAGGGGTAGTTGTCGAGCAAGTCATTCGTCCGACAGGTTTGTTAGATCCAGTGATAGAGGTTCGCCCTAGCGCCAATCAAATAGATGACCTCATGGAAGAAATTGACGAGCGAATCAAGAAGGATGAAAGAATACTGATCACCACCCTCACCAAACGGATGGCTGAGGAACTTACCAAATACCTACACAATCTCAACATCAAGACTAGGTACATCCATTCCGAAGTAGACACTATGGAAAGAGTCGAAATCTTGCGTGACCTTAGATTGGGTGTGTTTGATGTGTTGGTAGGAGTCAACCTACTGAGAGAAGGACTTGATTTACCAGAGGTCTCTCTGGTAGCAATCATCGATGCTGACAAAGAAGGATTTTTGAGGAATGTCAAATCACTAGTGCAAACTATCGGTCGTGCCGCAAGAAACGAAAATGGCATGGTCATCATGTATGCTGACAAAATCACGGGTTCTATGCAAATCGCCATTGACGAAACCAACCGCAGAAGAGGTATACAAATCGCCTACAATGAGCAACATGGCATCACCCCAAAAACCATCAGAAGATCCAAAGAAGCCATCATAGGACAAAGTTCGATCACTGACTCTAAAAAGGACACTAAACGCAAATACTACGCAGAAAATAATGCACCAGATGTAGCTGCAGACCCAGTAGTAGCCTATATGGATGTAAAAGGCTTGGACAAAATGATAGACAGAACCAAGAAGTTGATGGAAAAAGCCGCCAAGGACTTAGACTTTATGGAAGCAGCCAGATTAAGAGATGAAATGCAAGACTTGCAAAAACTCAAAGAAGCAAAAAAATAG
- a CDS encoding LysE family translocator yields the protein MPPYLIGISTGLILVVSTGPVFLTLLQNSLNHGFQRTLFFIMGVAVADTGILFITWFGMSKVTGDEPNPYLALAGGILLSVFGMIFLLKDKPSEEVKIETSVRRNGLASAGLFGQGFMLGAINPIVWGFWAAMSNYAITTYGDPRSELFYFLGILNIVWVTDVLKAYYAGKLKKYLNVRVQKVLRKVIGVVLIVLGLNLIFGQYISF from the coding sequence TTGCCACCATATCTCATTGGAATTTCGACTGGCTTGATCCTCGTGGTGTCAACAGGTCCAGTCTTTCTTACACTCTTACAAAACTCTCTGAATCACGGATTTCAGCGAACCCTGTTCTTTATAATGGGTGTGGCTGTCGCTGATACTGGCATCCTGTTCATTACCTGGTTTGGGATGAGCAAGGTGACGGGCGATGAACCTAATCCCTATCTTGCTTTGGCTGGGGGGATTTTACTTAGTGTTTTTGGCATGATATTCTTGTTGAAGGACAAACCCTCAGAAGAGGTGAAGATAGAAACCTCAGTCAGACGAAATGGCTTGGCTAGTGCAGGACTCTTTGGTCAAGGGTTTATGTTGGGAGCGATCAATCCCATCGTGTGGGGTTTTTGGGCAGCCATGTCCAATTATGCCATTACTACCTATGGCGACCCACGTTCTGAGTTGTTTTACTTTTTGGGCATACTCAATATTGTCTGGGTGACGGATGTATTGAAAGCCTACTATGCGGGCAAACTGAAAAAGTACCTCAATGTCAGAGTACAAAAAGTGCTGAGAAAGGTAATTGGGGTTGTTTTGATCGTATTGGGACTGAATTTGATTTTTGGTCAATACATTTCTTTTTGA
- a CDS encoding GH3 auxin-responsive promoter family protein, with product MAFLGKLLKRGMKLRETLEQDYTSPLDLQKNELRKLLIAAKDTYFGRFHYFKAILNGFKNQDDHLFYQYYKSNVPIYSYEHINEEWWAKSREGIKDITWPGKVKYYALSSGTSSASSKYIPVTDDMIKSIRKTSVRQLLSISKYDLEPEFFEKGILMVGGSTDLKFNGRYFEGDLSGITTSQVPFWFQHFYKPGKKISAAPDWDHKLSEMVEKAESWDIGVVVGVPAWIQILIERIIARYKVNNIHDIWPNLKIFVHGGVSFKPYKKGFEKLLGKPLMYLETYLASEGFIAFQDNLDSESMKLVLNNGIFYEFVPFNSENFDQDGQIIEGATTLKIDQVEKGRDYALLLSTNAGTWRYLIGDVIQFTDVDEVEIIITGRTKHFLSLCGEHLSMDNMNRAMEMTAQALNIDIKEFTVTGEPYEGLFAHRWYVGTDSSIDEQQLKTVLDGYLKELNDDYKVERSAALKEVFVNAVPTAVFYQWMRMHGKEGGQSKFPRVLKAERLDSWRALIEKSLF from the coding sequence ATGGCATTTTTAGGAAAACTATTGAAGAGGGGAATGAAGCTCCGCGAGACTTTGGAGCAAGACTATACCTCACCACTTGATCTACAAAAAAACGAATTGCGAAAGCTGCTGATCGCAGCTAAGGATACTTATTTTGGTCGTTTTCATTATTTCAAAGCTATTTTGAATGGTTTTAAAAATCAGGACGACCATCTGTTTTATCAATACTACAAGAGCAACGTACCGATCTATTCCTACGAGCACATCAATGAGGAGTGGTGGGCCAAGTCTCGCGAAGGGATCAAAGATATCACTTGGCCAGGCAAGGTGAAATATTATGCCTTGAGTTCTGGTACTTCATCCGCTTCGTCCAAATACATACCAGTGACTGACGACATGATCAAATCGATCCGTAAGACCAGTGTGCGTCAATTACTTTCAATCTCCAAGTATGACTTGGAGCCGGAGTTCTTCGAAAAAGGAATCCTGATGGTAGGAGGGAGTACAGATTTGAAATTCAACGGCAGGTATTTTGAGGGAGATTTGAGCGGTATTACAACCTCTCAGGTTCCGTTTTGGTTCCAGCATTTTTACAAGCCAGGCAAGAAGATCTCTGCAGCACCTGATTGGGATCACAAGCTCAGTGAAATGGTGGAAAAGGCAGAAAGTTGGGATATTGGAGTAGTGGTAGGTGTACCTGCTTGGATTCAAATCCTGATTGAGCGCATCATCGCGCGTTACAAGGTGAATAATATCCATGATATCTGGCCCAACCTTAAGATTTTTGTGCATGGCGGAGTGTCGTTCAAACCATACAAGAAGGGATTTGAAAAGCTCTTGGGAAAACCCTTGATGTATTTGGAGACTTACTTGGCTTCAGAGGGCTTCATTGCCTTTCAAGACAACTTAGACTCTGAGTCGATGAAATTGGTGCTTAACAATGGAATCTTCTACGAATTTGTCCCTTTCAATTCCGAGAATTTTGATCAGGATGGTCAGATCATCGAAGGAGCAACAACCTTGAAAATTGATCAGGTAGAGAAAGGAAGGGATTACGCATTGCTACTCTCTACCAATGCAGGAACCTGGCGTTATTTGATAGGTGATGTGATTCAGTTCACAGATGTAGATGAGGTAGAGATCATCATCACAGGTAGAACCAAGCATTTCTTGAGCCTCTGTGGCGAGCACTTGTCTATGGACAATATGAACCGTGCCATGGAGATGACAGCACAAGCACTCAATATTGATATCAAAGAATTCACCGTGACAGGAGAACCTTATGAAGGATTGTTCGCACACAGATGGTATGTCGGTACGGATTCATCTATTGACGAGCAGCAACTGAAAACCGTCTTGGATGGCTATCTTAAGGAACTCAACGACGACTACAAGGTCGAGCGCAGCGCTGCATTGAAAGAGGTGTTTGTCAATGCGGTTCCGACGGCTGTATTTTACCAGTGGATGCGTATGCATGGCAAAGAAGGGGGGCAGAGTAAATTTCCAAGAGTACTGAAAGCAGAAAGGTTGGATTCGTGGAGGGCATTGATTGAAAAGAGTCTATTTTAG
- a CDS encoding M90 family metallopeptidase produces the protein MNNSFPTKLFLGIAIFVSLIVVIGVWRGTIDTLWLTVVAMVLVGLGYNLIAKNRTMLVAFDPIWRNVLMDKVKFYVELDESGRQEFEKRIVQFFSAIRVSGVDFAMDDECRLLVASSSIVPFWDLPQWQYGQLQEVLVYSSHFDENYEVGSDHHILGMVGSGGNMAHVMLLSKPALYLGFENNSNKHHVGFHEFAHLLDKSDGEVDGIPELFLPKEMVNPWTKLVHREITRIKENHSDVDPYGATSDAEFFAVISEYYHKRPEILEKKHPDLFKMLQMIYHPQSI, from the coding sequence ATGAATAATTCTTTTCCAACCAAGCTTTTTCTGGGGATCGCTATTTTTGTTAGTTTGATTGTGGTGATAGGTGTTTGGCGTGGTACGATAGATACACTGTGGCTGACAGTGGTGGCCATGGTGTTGGTAGGACTTGGGTACAATTTGATTGCCAAAAATAGGACAATGCTTGTCGCTTTTGATCCTATATGGCGAAATGTCCTGATGGACAAAGTGAAGTTCTATGTAGAATTGGATGAGTCTGGGAGACAAGAATTCGAAAAGCGCATTGTTCAATTTTTCTCTGCCATCAGGGTGTCAGGAGTGGATTTCGCCATGGATGATGAATGCCGTTTGCTGGTAGCATCGAGTTCCATCGTTCCATTTTGGGATTTGCCTCAGTGGCAATATGGACAGCTGCAAGAGGTATTGGTTTACTCCAGCCATTTTGATGAGAACTACGAGGTAGGTTCTGATCATCACATCTTAGGTATGGTAGGTAGTGGAGGTAACATGGCACATGTAATGTTGCTCTCCAAGCCAGCACTGTACTTGGGATTCGAAAACAATAGCAACAAGCATCATGTTGGTTTTCATGAATTTGCACATCTGCTGGATAAGTCAGATGGTGAAGTAGATGGTATTCCTGAATTGTTTCTACCCAAAGAAATGGTCAATCCCTGGACTAAATTGGTGCATAGAGAGATTACTCGGATCAAAGAGAATCATTCGGACGTGGATCCGTATGGCGCAACTTCAGATGCCGAATTTTTTGCGGTGATCTCTGAGTACTATCACAAGCGCCCCGAGATTTTAGAAAAGAAGCATCCTGATTTATTCAAAATGCTTCAAATGATCTATCACCCTCAGAGCATTTAG